A stretch of the Leptospira harrisiae genome encodes the following:
- a CDS encoding class I SAM-dependent methyltransferase — MYSKTFWNERYANEDYVYGKDPNDFLRTRLPNLKKGRILFPCEGEGRNAVFAAGLGWDVFAFDQSEIGKQKATALANEKNVTIHYEISDVLSYPYAPEQMDMVALIYCHFHKSIRTTAHRNCVRTLKSGGILLLEAFSPEQLQYTSGGPKDPDMLYQLKDLRMDFSEMSVEYEEALEIELNESPFHRGKASIVRLVLRKI, encoded by the coding sequence ATGTATTCTAAAACTTTCTGGAATGAACGTTATGCGAATGAAGACTATGTTTACGGAAAAGACCCAAACGATTTTTTACGCACTCGTCTACCTAATTTAAAAAAAGGAAGAATTCTTTTTCCCTGTGAAGGCGAAGGAAGGAATGCGGTATTTGCTGCAGGACTCGGCTGGGACGTATTTGCCTTTGATCAATCAGAAATCGGAAAACAAAAAGCAACCGCACTTGCGAACGAAAAAAATGTCACCATCCACTATGAGATTTCTGATGTTTTATCTTACCCCTATGCGCCAGAACAAATGGATATGGTTGCTTTGATTTACTGCCACTTTCATAAATCCATTCGCACTACTGCCCACCGTAATTGTGTTCGAACTTTAAAATCAGGTGGGATTTTATTGCTGGAGGCATTTTCTCCTGAGCAGTTGCAATACACATCAGGTGGTCCAAAAGATCCAGACATGTTGTATCAATTAAAAGATTTGCGTATGGATTTTTCAGAAATGAGCGTTGAATATGAAGAAGCCTTAGAAATTGAACTTAATGAAAGTCCGTTCCACAGAGGAAAGGCATCCATCGTTCGATTGGTTTTACGAAAAATCTAA
- a CDS encoding nitroreductase, with amino-acid sequence MNSEMISIHESAKTTTEALETRHSIREYLPEPIPEEILQRIFKKALRSPSWKNSQPWKVHIVSGNKREKLALELTKAARESSPQPETNWPESYPSDAKKRMFDLGMKIYGVAGIDRKDKEARDQFMLRNFEFFGAPTAVFITSKFDLNFFVGIDLGCFLQSILLLAREEGLGTCPQAALGAFPDVVRNLLGLPKEEKVILGLSIGYPKPDSELNRFHTPRESADDLIHYY; translated from the coding sequence ATGAATTCTGAAATGATATCCATCCATGAGTCTGCCAAAACAACAACGGAGGCCTTAGAAACTAGACATAGCATCCGAGAATATTTACCAGAACCTATCCCAGAAGAAATCCTCCAAAGGATCTTTAAAAAGGCCCTGCGTTCCCCCAGTTGGAAAAACTCGCAACCTTGGAAGGTACATATTGTGAGTGGCAATAAACGAGAGAAGTTAGCATTAGAACTTACGAAAGCAGCAAGGGAGTCTTCCCCCCAACCAGAAACCAATTGGCCAGAATCATATCCAAGTGATGCCAAAAAACGAATGTTTGATTTAGGGATGAAAATTTATGGAGTGGCAGGAATTGATCGTAAAGACAAAGAAGCGAGGGACCAATTTATGCTTCGAAATTTTGAATTCTTTGGGGCACCGACTGCAGTTTTTATCACTTCTAAATTTGATCTCAATTTTTTTGTCGGAATTGATTTGGGTTGTTTTTTACAATCGATTCTTCTCCTAGCAAGGGAGGAAGGATTGGGAACTTGTCCACAAGCCGCTTTGGGTGCATTTCCTGATGTCGTTCGAAACCTTTTAGGGTTGCCTAAGGAAGAAAAGGTAATCCTTGGACTGAGCATCGGATATCCAAAACCGGATTCTGAACTCAATCGTTTCCATACACCGCGGGAATCTGCCGACGATTTAATTCATTATTACTGA